In Streptantibioticus cattleyicolor NRRL 8057 = DSM 46488, a genomic segment contains:
- the nadA gene encoding quinolinate synthase NadA, which translates to MTTTEPLDVQPTPLALLLLGREADPRSERGVECPGDLPAPSDPDLVERARKAKASLGDRVFVLGHHYQRDEVIEFADVTGDSFKLARDAAARPQAEYIVFCGVHFMAESADILTSDDQRVILPDLAAGCSMADMATAEQVAECWDVLTDAGVADTVVPVSYMNSSADIKAFTGRHGGTICTSSNAKRALEWAFSQGERVLFLPDQHLGRNTAVRDLGMSLDDCVVYNPHKPGGGVTAEQLRAAKMILWRGHCSVHGRFSLDSVNDVRSRIPGVNVLVHPECKHEVVAAADHVGSTEYIIKTLDAAPAGSAWAIGTELNLVRRLAKAHPDKRIVFLDRTVCFCSTMNRIDLPHLVWALESLAEGTVVNRIQVDKETEHYAKAALERMLALP; encoded by the coding sequence GTGACCACCACCGAACCGCTGGACGTCCAGCCCACGCCCCTCGCCCTGCTGCTGCTCGGCCGCGAGGCCGACCCGAGGAGCGAGCGCGGAGTGGAGTGCCCCGGCGACCTGCCCGCCCCCTCCGACCCCGACCTGGTGGAGCGCGCCCGCAAGGCCAAGGCGAGCCTCGGCGACCGGGTCTTCGTCCTCGGCCACCACTACCAGCGCGACGAGGTGATCGAGTTCGCCGACGTCACCGGGGACTCCTTCAAGCTCGCCCGGGACGCGGCGGCCCGCCCGCAGGCCGAGTACATCGTCTTCTGCGGTGTGCACTTCATGGCCGAGAGCGCCGACATCCTCACCTCCGACGACCAGCGGGTGATCCTGCCGGACCTGGCGGCCGGCTGCTCGATGGCCGACATGGCCACCGCCGAGCAGGTCGCCGAGTGCTGGGACGTGCTCACCGACGCCGGGGTGGCCGACACCGTGGTCCCGGTGTCGTACATGAACTCCTCCGCCGACATCAAGGCGTTCACCGGCCGGCACGGCGGCACCATCTGCACCTCCTCCAACGCCAAGCGCGCCCTGGAGTGGGCGTTCTCGCAAGGGGAAAGGGTGCTCTTCCTGCCCGACCAGCACCTCGGGCGCAACACCGCCGTACGCGACCTGGGCATGTCCCTGGACGACTGCGTGGTCTACAACCCGCACAAGCCGGGCGGCGGGGTCACCGCCGAGCAACTGCGCGCGGCGAAGATGATCCTGTGGCGCGGCCACTGCTCGGTGCACGGCCGCTTCAGCCTCGACTCGGTGAACGACGTGCGCTCCCGCATCCCCGGGGTCAACGTCCTGGTGCACCCGGAGTGCAAGCACGAGGTGGTGGCCGCCGCCGATCACGTGGGCTCCACCGAATACATCATCAAGACGCTGGACGCCGCCCCGGCCGGCTCGGCGTGGGCCATCGGCACCGAACTGAACCTGGTGCGCCGGCTGGCCAAGGCCCACCCGGACAAGCGGATCGTCTTCCTCGACCGCACCGTCTGCTTCTGCTCGACCATGAACCGCATCGACCTGCCGCACCTGGTGTGGGCGCTGGAATCGCTCGCCGAGGGCACGGTGGTCAACCGCATCCAGGTCGACAAGGAGACCGAGCACTACGCCAAGGCGGCCCTGGAGCGCATGCTCGCGCTGCCGTAA
- a CDS encoding carbohydrate kinase family protein — protein MRIAVTGSIATDHLMTFPGRFSDQLVADQLHTVSLSFLVDTLDIRRGGVAPNICFGMGQLGLHPILVGAAGADFAEYRAWLERHGVDTASVRISEVLHTARFVCTTDADHNQIGTFYTGAMSEARQIELQSVADRVGGLDLVHIGADDPEAMLRHTEECRTRGIPFAADFSQQLARMDGEEIRVLTDGATYLFSNEYEKSLVETKTGWSAQEVLTKVGTRVTTLGANGVRIERDGEPVIEVPTPQEEAKADPTGVGDAFRAGFLAGLSWNLGLERAAQVGCMLATLVIETVGTQEYELRRAHFMDRFAKAYGVDAADEVRVHLA, from the coding sequence GTGCGTATCGCTGTCACCGGCTCCATCGCCACCGACCACCTGATGACCTTCCCAGGCCGTTTCTCCGACCAGCTGGTCGCCGACCAGCTGCACACGGTCTCGTTGTCGTTCCTGGTCGACACCCTCGACATCCGCCGCGGCGGCGTCGCCCCCAACATCTGCTTCGGCATGGGCCAGCTCGGGCTCCACCCGATCCTGGTCGGCGCGGCCGGCGCGGACTTCGCCGAATACCGTGCCTGGCTCGAGCGGCACGGGGTGGACACCGCCTCGGTCCGCATCTCCGAAGTGCTGCACACCGCCCGCTTCGTGTGCACCACCGACGCCGACCACAACCAGATCGGCACCTTCTACACCGGCGCGATGAGCGAGGCCCGGCAGATCGAACTCCAGTCGGTCGCCGACCGGGTCGGCGGACTGGACCTGGTGCACATCGGCGCCGACGACCCCGAGGCGATGCTCCGCCACACCGAGGAGTGCCGCACCCGGGGCATCCCGTTCGCCGCCGACTTCTCCCAGCAGCTCGCCCGCATGGACGGCGAGGAGATCCGGGTCCTCACCGACGGCGCCACCTACCTGTTCTCCAACGAGTACGAGAAGAGCCTGGTGGAGACGAAGACCGGCTGGTCGGCCCAGGAGGTGCTGACCAAGGTCGGCACCCGGGTCACCACGCTGGGCGCCAACGGGGTGCGCATCGAACGGGACGGTGAGCCCGTCATCGAGGTCCCCACCCCGCAGGAGGAGGCCAAGGCCGACCCCACCGGCGTCGGCGACGCCTTCCGGGCCGGGTTCCTGGCCGGCCTGTCGTGGAACCTCGGCCTGGAACGCGCCGCCCAGGTCGGCTGCATGCTCGCCACCCTGGTCATCGAGACCGTCGGCACCCAGGAGTACGAGCTGCGCCGCGCCCACTTCATGGACCGCTTCGCCAAGGCGTACGGCGTCGACGCCGCCGACGAGGTCCGCGTCCACCTCGCCTGA
- a CDS encoding GNAT family N-acetyltransferase: MLLRPVRDTADDARAVQAVTAAAFAPSHALTDGGTAPVEWTAERLVRFERRVRHLARTDPGGCWLAEEPDTGPVGVALAGRREGLWALSLLAVVPTAQGKGVGTTLLARALDHGRGCLRGMICGSRHPVAARLYRRAGFTLHPTMRLRGVVDPARLDPPDGAVHDGTERHRDLLDSVDRGVRGGAHGPDHAELLRHHKLLVTDDLAGSGYAYVSGGKVELLAATSRRLASRLLTAALLYVPQGEPALVKDLTADQQWALDVGFAAGLDVAGGGYLCLRGMRPPAPYVPSDSYL, from the coding sequence ATGCTGCTGCGCCCGGTACGCGACACCGCCGACGACGCCAGGGCCGTACAGGCCGTCACCGCCGCCGCCTTCGCCCCCTCGCACGCGCTGACCGACGGCGGTACGGCGCCGGTGGAGTGGACGGCCGAGCGGCTGGTGCGTTTCGAGCGCCGGGTACGCCATCTCGCCCGTACCGACCCCGGCGGCTGCTGGCTGGCCGAGGAGCCGGACACCGGGCCGGTCGGGGTGGCGCTGGCCGGCCGGCGCGAGGGGCTGTGGGCGCTGTCGCTGCTCGCCGTGGTGCCCACCGCGCAGGGCAAGGGGGTGGGCACCACGCTGCTGGCCCGGGCGCTCGACCACGGCCGCGGCTGCCTGCGCGGGATGATCTGCGGCTCCCGCCACCCGGTGGCCGCCCGCCTGTACCGGCGGGCCGGCTTCACCCTGCACCCGACCATGCGGCTGCGCGGCGTGGTCGACCCGGCCCGGCTCGACCCGCCGGACGGCGCCGTGCACGACGGCACCGAACGCCACCGCGACCTGCTCGACTCCGTCGACCGCGGGGTCCGCGGCGGCGCCCACGGCCCCGACCACGCCGAACTCCTGCGCCACCACAAGCTGTTGGTCACCGACGACCTGGCCGGCAGCGGCTACGCCTACGTCTCCGGCGGCAAGGTGGAACTGCTCGCCGCCACCTCCCGCCGCCTCGCCTCCCGGCTGCTGACCGCCGCCCTGCTGTACGTGCCGCAGGGCGAGCCCGCGCTCGTCAAGGATCTGACGGCGGATCAGCAGTGGGCGCTGGACGTCGGCTTCGCGGCCGGCCTCGACGTGGCGGGCGGCGGATACCTGTGCCTGCGCGGCATGCGCCCGCCCGCCCCGTACGTGCCCTCGGACTCCTACCTGTGA
- a CDS encoding HesB/IscA family protein: MTVQDETNAKTAVSDGIILSDAAAGKVKSLLEQEGRDDLALRVAVQPGGCSGLRYQLFFDERSLDGDVVKEFGGVKVVTDRMSAPYLGGATIDFVDTIEKQGFTIDNPNATGSCACGDSFH; the protein is encoded by the coding sequence ATGACGGTTCAGGACGAGACCAACGCGAAGACCGCCGTGAGCGACGGCATCATCCTGTCCGACGCCGCCGCCGGCAAGGTCAAGTCCCTGCTGGAGCAGGAAGGCCGTGACGATCTCGCGCTGCGCGTCGCCGTCCAGCCCGGTGGCTGCTCCGGCCTGCGGTACCAGCTCTTCTTCGACGAGCGCTCGCTCGACGGCGACGTCGTCAAGGAGTTCGGCGGCGTCAAGGTCGTCACCGACCGGATGAGCGCCCCCTACCTCGGCGGCGCCACGATCGACTTCGTGGACACCATCGAGAAGCAGGGCTTCACCATCGACAACCCCAACGCCACCGGCTCCTGCGCCTGCGGCGACTCCTTCCACTGA
- a CDS encoding cytochrome c oxidase subunit 4 encodes MKYQGKMFLWLSVFLLVMAIVYGVWAKEAAGTTALFMAFGLSVMIGFYLAFTARRADTGAQDREDADVADDAGELGFFSPHSWQPLMLAIGGALGFLGIIFGWWLLYFSAPVILVALFGWVFEYYRGADQRY; translated from the coding sequence GTGAAGTACCAGGGCAAGATGTTCCTCTGGCTGTCGGTCTTCCTCCTGGTGATGGCCATCGTCTACGGTGTGTGGGCGAAGGAGGCCGCCGGTACCACGGCGCTCTTCATGGCCTTCGGCCTGAGCGTGATGATCGGCTTCTACCTCGCCTTCACCGCCCGCCGGGCGGACACCGGGGCGCAGGACCGGGAGGACGCGGACGTCGCCGACGACGCCGGCGAGCTGGGCTTCTTCAGCCCGCACAGCTGGCAGCCGCTGATGCTCGCGATCGGTGGTGCGCTGGGCTTCCTGGGCATCATCTTCGGCTGGTGGCTGCTGTACTTCTCGGCGCCGGTCATCCTCGTCGCCCTCTTCGGCTGGGTGTTCGAGTACTACCGCGGCGCCGACCAGCGGTACTGA
- the ctaE gene encoding aa3-type cytochrome oxidase subunit III yields MSVVATATTVETGHAHPSVNRPNLVSVGTIIWLSSELMFFAALFAMYFTLRSVTGTAFWHSQNQHLDVPFSSANTTILVLSSLTCQLGVFAAERGDVKKLRRWFTITFIMGAIFIGGQVFEYTNLVRDDGISLKSSPWGSVFYLTTGFHGLHVTGGLIAFLFVLGRTYAAKRFTHEQATAAIVVSYYWHFVDVVWIGLFATIYLIK; encoded by the coding sequence ATGTCGGTCGTGGCGACAGCAACGACAGTAGAAACCGGGCACGCGCACCCGTCGGTCAACCGGCCGAACCTGGTCAGCGTCGGAACCATCATCTGGCTCAGTTCCGAGCTGATGTTCTTCGCGGCCCTCTTCGCGATGTACTTCACCCTGCGATCGGTGACCGGAACGGCCTTCTGGCACAGTCAGAACCAGCACCTGGACGTGCCGTTCTCCTCGGCGAACACCACGATCCTGGTGCTTTCCTCCCTCACCTGCCAGCTCGGCGTCTTCGCCGCGGAGCGCGGTGACGTGAAGAAGCTCCGTCGCTGGTTCACGATCACGTTCATCATGGGCGCGATCTTCATCGGCGGTCAGGTCTTCGAGTACACCAACCTGGTCCGGGACGACGGAATCTCCCTGAAGTCCAGCCCCTGGGGATCGGTGTTCTACCTCACCACCGGTTTCCACGGGTTGCACGTGACGGGCGGTCTGATCGCGTTCCTGTTCGTCCTGGGCAGGACGTACGCGGCCAAGAGGTTCACCCACGAACAGGCCACGGCGGCCATCGTCGTGTCCTACTACTGGCACTTCGTCGATGTCGTCTGGATCGGCCTCTTCGCCACGATCTACTTGATCAAGTAG
- the ctaD gene encoding aa3-type cytochrome oxidase subunit I yields MSILNESPGASAAGGTAAAGTPTARRRQPGNKVVSWLTTTDHKTIGTLYLTTSFAFFCIGGIMALLMRAELARPGLQIMSNEQFNQAFTMHGTIMLLMFATPLFAGFTNWIMPLQIGAPDVAFPRLNMFAYWLYLFGSLIAVGGFLTPQGAADFGWFAYSPLSDAVRSPGAGADMWIMGLALSGFGTILGAVNFITTIICMRAPGMTMFRMPIFVWNVLLTSVLVLLAFPVLAAALFALEVDRKFGAHVFDAANGGALLWQHLFWFFGHPEVYIIALPFFGIISEVIPVFSRKPMFGYMGLVAATITIAGLSVTVWAHHMYVTGGVLLPFFSFMTFLIAVPTGVKFFNWIGTMWKGSLSFETPMLWAIGFLITFTFGGLTGVILAAPPLDFHISDSYFVVAHFHYVVFGTVVFAMFAGFHFWWPKFTGKMLDERLGKITFWTLFVGFHGTFLVQHWLGVEGMPRRYADYLAADGFTTLNTISTICSFLLGLSILPFFYNVWKTAKYAPKVEVDDPWGYGRSLEWATSCPPPRHNFLSLPRIRSESPAFDLHHPEIAALEQLDSHGHQAVLAGAEGKEAGK; encoded by the coding sequence GTGAGCATCCTCAATGAATCCCCGGGTGCCTCCGCGGCTGGCGGAACCGCCGCCGCGGGGACCCCGACGGCCCGGCGCAGGCAACCGGGCAACAAGGTCGTGTCGTGGCTGACCACCACCGACCACAAGACGATCGGCACCCTCTACCTGACGACGTCGTTCGCGTTCTTCTGCATCGGCGGCATCATGGCTCTCCTGATGCGTGCCGAGCTGGCCCGTCCGGGCCTGCAGATCATGTCGAACGAGCAGTTCAACCAGGCGTTCACGATGCACGGCACGATCATGCTGCTGATGTTCGCGACGCCGCTGTTCGCCGGTTTCACCAACTGGATCATGCCGCTGCAGATCGGCGCGCCCGACGTGGCGTTCCCGCGGCTGAACATGTTCGCCTACTGGCTGTACCTGTTCGGCTCGCTGATCGCGGTCGGCGGCTTCCTCACCCCGCAGGGCGCGGCCGACTTCGGCTGGTTCGCCTACTCGCCGCTGTCGGACGCGGTCCGCTCGCCGGGTGCGGGTGCCGACATGTGGATCATGGGTCTGGCGCTCTCCGGCTTCGGCACGATCCTCGGTGCGGTCAACTTCATCACCACCATCATCTGCATGCGCGCGCCGGGCATGACGATGTTCCGCATGCCGATCTTCGTGTGGAACGTGCTGCTCACCTCGGTGCTGGTGCTGCTGGCCTTCCCGGTGCTGGCCGCCGCGCTCTTCGCGCTGGAGGTGGACCGGAAGTTCGGGGCCCATGTCTTCGACGCGGCCAACGGCGGCGCGTTGTTGTGGCAGCACCTGTTCTGGTTCTTCGGCCACCCCGAGGTGTACATCATCGCGCTGCCGTTCTTCGGCATCATCAGCGAGGTCATCCCGGTCTTCTCCCGCAAGCCGATGTTCGGCTACATGGGTCTGGTGGCCGCGACCATCACCATCGCGGGCCTGTCGGTGACGGTGTGGGCCCACCACATGTACGTCACCGGTGGTGTGCTGCTGCCGTTCTTCTCCTTCATGACGTTCCTGATCGCGGTGCCGACAGGCGTGAAGTTCTTCAACTGGATCGGCACGATGTGGAAGGGGTCACTGAGTTTCGAGACCCCGATGCTGTGGGCGATCGGCTTCCTGATCACCTTCACCTTCGGTGGTCTGACCGGTGTCATCCTGGCCGCGCCGCCGCTGGACTTCCACATCTCCGACTCGTACTTCGTGGTGGCCCACTTCCACTACGTGGTCTTCGGCACCGTGGTCTTCGCGATGTTCGCCGGGTTCCACTTCTGGTGGCCGAAGTTCACCGGCAAGATGCTCGACGAGCGGCTCGGCAAGATCACCTTCTGGACGCTCTTCGTGGGCTTCCACGGCACGTTCCTGGTGCAGCACTGGCTCGGCGTCGAGGGCATGCCCCGCCGCTACGCCGACTACCTGGCGGCCGACGGCTTCACCACGCTGAACACCATCTCCACCATCTGCTCGTTCCTGCTGGGTCTGTCGATCCTGCCGTTCTTCTACAACGTGTGGAAGACCGCCAAGTACGCGCCGAAGGTCGAGGTGGACGACCCCTGGGGCTACGGCCGCTCGCTGGAGTGGGCGACCTCCTGCCCGCCGCCGCGGCACAACTTCCTCAGCCTGCCGCGCATCCGCTCCGAATCCCCGGCGTTCGATCTGCATCACCCTGAGATCGCGGCGCTGGAGCAGCTCGACAGCCACGGTCACCAGGCGGTCCTGGCCGGTGCCGAGGGCAAGGAGGCCGGCAAGTGA
- a CDS encoding cysteine desulfurase/sulfurtransferase TusA family protein, with amino-acid sequence MPYFDAASTAPLHPVARQALLAALEEGWADPARLYREGRRARLLLDAARETAAEALGCRPDELAFTSSGTAAVHTGMAGALAGRRRTGRHLVVSAVEHSCVLHAAEVHRRDGGTVTEVAVDRAGRVDPDGYRAALTDQTALAVLQSANHEVGTVQPVAEVAEACRAAGVPLLVDAAQSVPWGPVDGDWSLLTASAHKWGGPAGVGLLVVRKGVRFAAPGPADERERGRHPGFENVPAIVAAAASLRAVRNEAAAERDRLAALVDRIRAEVAATVPDAEVVGDAVRRLPHLVTFSCLYVDGETLLGELDRAGFAVSSGSSCTSSTLVPSHVLRAMGVLSEGNVRVSLPPGTSGADVDRFLTVLPELVAEVRGRLGVPAAAEPAPAGPPAGRVVDTLGRRCPVPVIELAKVITAVPVGDTVTVLSDDEAARLDIPAWCEMRGQGYEGERAAERGTAYVVRRLS; translated from the coding sequence GTGCCCTACTTCGACGCCGCCTCCACCGCTCCGCTGCACCCGGTCGCCCGCCAGGCGTTGCTCGCCGCGCTGGAGGAGGGGTGGGCCGATCCGGCCCGGCTGTACCGGGAGGGGCGGCGGGCCCGGCTGCTGCTGGATGCGGCGCGGGAGACGGCCGCCGAGGCGCTCGGCTGCCGCCCGGACGAGCTGGCGTTCACCTCCTCGGGCACCGCCGCGGTGCACACCGGGATGGCGGGCGCGCTGGCCGGCCGCCGTCGGACGGGTCGTCACCTGGTGGTCTCCGCGGTCGAACACTCCTGTGTGCTGCACGCCGCCGAGGTCCACCGGCGGGACGGCGGCACCGTCACCGAGGTGGCCGTGGACCGCGCCGGCCGGGTCGATCCGGACGGCTACCGGGCGGCGTTGACCGACCAGACGGCGCTCGCCGTGCTCCAGTCGGCCAACCACGAGGTGGGCACCGTGCAACCGGTGGCCGAGGTGGCCGAGGCGTGCCGGGCGGCCGGGGTGCCGCTGCTGGTGGACGCGGCGCAGTCGGTGCCGTGGGGCCCGGTGGACGGCGACTGGTCACTGCTGACCGCGAGCGCCCACAAGTGGGGCGGGCCGGCCGGGGTCGGGCTGCTGGTGGTCCGCAAGGGGGTGCGGTTCGCCGCGCCGGGCCCGGCGGACGAGCGGGAACGCGGACGCCATCCCGGGTTCGAGAACGTCCCGGCGATCGTGGCGGCGGCGGCCTCGCTGCGCGCGGTACGGAACGAGGCGGCGGCCGAACGCGACCGGCTCGCCGCCCTGGTGGACCGGATCCGGGCCGAGGTGGCGGCGACCGTGCCCGATGCCGAGGTGGTCGGCGACGCGGTACGGCGGCTGCCGCACCTGGTGACCTTCTCCTGTCTGTACGTGGACGGGGAGACGCTGCTGGGCGAGTTGGACCGGGCCGGGTTCGCGGTCTCCTCCGGTTCGTCGTGCACCTCCAGCACGCTGGTGCCCAGCCATGTGCTGCGGGCGATGGGGGTGCTGTCGGAGGGCAACGTCCGGGTGTCGCTGCCGCCGGGGACGAGCGGGGCCGACGTCGACCGGTTCCTGACGGTGCTGCCGGAGCTGGTGGCCGAGGTGCGCGGGCGGCTGGGGGTGCCGGCCGCGGCGGAGCCGGCGCCCGCCGGGCCGCCGGCCGGGCGGGTGGTGGACACCCTGGGCCGGCGCTGCCCGGTCCCGGTGATCGAGCTGGCCAAGGTGATCACCGCGGTCCCGGTGGGCGACACCGTCACCGTGCTCTCCGACGACGAGGCCGCCCGGCTGGACATCCCGGCCTGGTGCGAGATGCGCGGCCAGGGGTACGAGGGTGAGCGGGCGGCGGAGCGCGGGACGGCCTACGTGGTGCGCCGGCTGTCCTGA
- the ctaC gene encoding aa3-type cytochrome oxidase subunit II, with the protein MSPNGSDRKSRRPMRRRLPQALAAGLVLVTATGCSYKDFPRLGMPSPATEEAPRILSLWQGSWAAALAVGVLVWGLIIWSVIFHRRSRTKVEVPVQTRYNMPLEALYTVVPLVVVAVLFYFTARDESKLLEVSKKPDHVINVVGYQWSWAFNYIEDVPGSPAASTTPKELSSIPKTALEGAPANAGGVYETATPGEWTKGNPSPGPTLWLPEGQTVKFVLTSRDVIHSFWVVPFLMKQDVIPGHTNVFQVTPNKLGTFMGKCAELCGADHSRMLFNVKVVTPAQYEAHLKDLAKAGQTGYVPAGIPTTGNTRDAKTNQQPGSQTVGSTR; encoded by the coding sequence GTGAGTCCCAACGGCTCCGACCGCAAGTCGCGGCGCCCGATGCGGCGGCGGTTGCCGCAGGCGTTGGCCGCGGGCCTGGTCCTGGTGACTGCCACCGGTTGCTCCTACAAGGACTTCCCCCGCCTCGGCATGCCCAGCCCAGCCACGGAAGAGGCACCGCGGATCCTTTCGCTCTGGCAAGGCTCCTGGGCCGCGGCGCTCGCGGTCGGGGTGCTGGTCTGGGGCCTCATCATCTGGAGCGTGATCTTCCACCGGCGAAGCCGGACCAAGGTGGAGGTACCGGTGCAGACCCGGTACAACATGCCGCTCGAGGCGCTCTACACCGTGGTCCCGCTCGTCGTGGTCGCGGTGCTCTTCTACTTCACCGCACGCGACGAGTCCAAGCTGCTCGAAGTTTCCAAGAAGCCCGACCACGTCATCAACGTCGTGGGCTACCAGTGGAGCTGGGCGTTCAACTACATCGAGGACGTGCCGGGCAGCCCGGCCGCCTCGACCACGCCCAAGGAGCTGTCCAGCATCCCGAAGACCGCCCTGGAGGGCGCGCCGGCCAACGCCGGTGGCGTCTACGAGACCGCCACCCCGGGCGAGTGGACCAAGGGCAACCCGAGCCCCGGCCCCACGCTGTGGCTGCCGGAGGGCCAGACGGTGAAGTTCGTCCTCACCTCCCGGGACGTCATCCACTCCTTCTGGGTGGTGCCGTTCCTGATGAAGCAGGACGTCATCCCGGGCCACACCAACGTCTTCCAGGTCACCCCGAACAAGCTGGGCACCTTCATGGGCAAGTGCGCCGAGCTGTGCGGTGCGGACCACTCCCGGATGCTGTTCAACGTCAAGGTCGTCACGCCCGCGCAGTACGAGGCGCACCTGAAGGATCTGGCGAAGGCGGGCCAGACCGGCTACGTCCCGGCGGGCATTCCGACCACCGGCAACACCCGGGACGCCAAGACGAACCAGCAGCCGGGCAGCCAGACCGTAGGCAGCACCCGCTAG
- a CDS encoding L,D-transpeptidase — protein sequence MSQTPRSRPAILRVSCAVVLAATLAACGDGSDDPLAAKPYDATGQIAYSTADGSRRVDPDKPLKITARGDGNKITDVTATDATGRYLRGELAADGREWHSTAPLAAGAHYTVRVSTEDEDGRPGRQTVGFDTAPADANLRVRFGPDAGVYGVGQPVTAELSRPVRDAAARAVVEGALHVTSHPAVNGAWHWVDSRTLHYRPRDFWPADARIEVTSTLQGTRVEGGLYGGPAAPLTLRTGDRVVAVTDAGAHQLTLTRNGHRVRTVPVTTGKPGFATRNGIKVVLGKEPFVRMRSSTIGIDVGSHDSYDLPVHWATRVTWSGEYVHAAPWSVGSQGSANVSHGCTGMSTDNAHWFYDQVRPGDVVEVVGSEGRGMEPFGNGFGDWNLSWSEWLRGSALAAKGRPGGHDGTARQPGDAARLAPRT from the coding sequence ATGAGTCAGACACCTCGAAGCCGTCCGGCCATACTCCGCGTCTCCTGCGCCGTGGTGCTCGCGGCGACGCTGGCCGCCTGCGGTGACGGGTCGGACGACCCGCTGGCCGCCAAGCCCTACGACGCCACCGGCCAGATCGCCTACAGCACGGCCGACGGCAGCCGTCGGGTGGACCCGGACAAGCCGCTGAAGATCACCGCCAGGGGAGACGGCAACAAGATCACCGACGTCACGGCCACCGACGCCACAGGACGCTATCTGCGGGGCGAACTCGCCGCCGACGGACGGGAGTGGCACAGCACCGCTCCGCTGGCCGCAGGGGCGCATTACACGGTCCGGGTGAGCACCGAGGACGAGGACGGCCGGCCGGGCCGGCAGACGGTGGGCTTCGACACCGCGCCCGCCGACGCCAACCTCCGGGTCCGCTTCGGCCCCGACGCCGGGGTCTACGGGGTGGGGCAGCCGGTCACCGCGGAACTGAGCCGCCCGGTGCGCGACGCCGCCGCCCGCGCGGTGGTCGAGGGCGCCCTGCACGTCACCAGCCACCCCGCGGTCAACGGCGCCTGGCACTGGGTGGACAGCCGCACCCTGCACTACCGGCCGCGCGACTTCTGGCCCGCCGACGCCCGTATCGAGGTGACCAGCACCCTGCAGGGCACCCGCGTCGAGGGCGGCCTGTACGGCGGCCCCGCGGCGCCCCTGACGCTGCGCACCGGCGACCGCGTGGTGGCCGTCACCGACGCCGGCGCCCACCAGCTCACCCTCACCCGCAACGGCCACCGGGTGCGTACCGTCCCGGTGACCACCGGCAAGCCCGGCTTCGCCACCCGCAACGGCATCAAGGTGGTGCTCGGCAAGGAACCCTTCGTCCGGATGCGCAGCAGCACCATCGGCATCGACGTCGGCAGCCACGACTCCTACGACCTGCCGGTGCACTGGGCCACCCGGGTGACCTGGAGCGGCGAGTACGTGCACGCGGCGCCCTGGTCGGTCGGGTCGCAGGGGTCGGCCAACGTCAGCCACGGCTGCACCGGGATGAGCACCGACAACGCCCACTGGTTCTACGACCAGGTGCGCCCCGGCGACGTGGTCGAGGTGGTGGGCAGCGAGGGGCGCGGGATGGAGCCGTTCGGCAACGGCTTCGGCGACTGGAACCTGTCCTGGTCCGAATGGCTCCGGGGCAGCGCGCTGGCCGCCAAGGGGCGTCCCGGCGGCCACGACGGCACCGCCCGGCAGCCCGGGGACGCCGCCCGGCTCGCCCCCCGTACCTGA
- a CDS encoding response regulator transcription factor, whose protein sequence is MTVRVVLADDQALLRGAFRVLVESEADMAVVGEACDGAEAVELARRHRPEVVLMDIRMPGTDGLAATRAITADPELSATHVLVLTTFEADEYVAEALRAGAAGFLGKGAEPAELLGAIRTVAAGDALLSPAATKSLIAQFVSGAGAPGPSPAAAARLAALTAREREVVTEVAAGLSNEEIAERLGVSPLTVKTHVNRALAKLGARDRAGLVVIAYESGLVRPGQG, encoded by the coding sequence ATGACGGTGCGGGTGGTGCTCGCCGACGACCAGGCGCTGCTGCGCGGCGCCTTCCGGGTGCTGGTGGAGTCCGAGGCGGACATGGCGGTGGTCGGCGAGGCGTGCGACGGCGCCGAGGCGGTCGAGCTGGCCCGGCGGCACCGCCCCGAGGTGGTGCTGATGGACATCCGCATGCCCGGCACCGACGGCCTCGCCGCCACCCGGGCGATCACCGCCGACCCGGAGCTGTCCGCCACCCACGTGCTGGTGCTGACCACCTTCGAGGCCGACGAGTACGTGGCCGAGGCGCTGCGCGCGGGGGCCGCCGGGTTCCTGGGCAAGGGTGCCGAGCCGGCCGAACTGCTGGGCGCCATCCGTACCGTGGCGGCCGGCGATGCGCTGCTCTCCCCGGCCGCCACCAAGAGCCTGATCGCCCAGTTCGTCAGCGGGGCCGGCGCCCCCGGGCCGTCCCCGGCCGCCGCCGCCCGGCTGGCCGCGCTCACCGCCCGGGAACGCGAGGTGGTGACCGAGGTGGCCGCGGGGCTGTCCAACGAGGAGATCGCCGAACGCCTCGGGGTGAGCCCGCTGACCGTCAAGACCCACGTCAACCGCGCGCTGGCCAAGCTCGGCGCCCGCGACCGCGCCGGGCTGGTGGTCATCGCCTACGAGTCCGGCCTGGTCCGCCCCGGGCAGGGGTGA